Proteins encoded together in one Psychrobacter sanguinis window:
- a CDS encoding MFS transporter, which yields MENNISSKNTIENKAGMDELLCVGNKVTRHQVIFISLSYALAAFDFLVYVKLAEVISTIFFPATDSTSLTQLKIIGLMSVGYLARPLGGLLIGRYGDKHGRKPALLISICFLAVTTLLTAFLPTYAQVGVLAPILFLFIRILQGMAFGGHTPLSWVFVAEHAPKNRLATYCSLAVAGGIFGSVLAISCAKLLTGILDTGAMLDYGWRIPAIIGGVLSALTLLMWRHVEETPVYTRSKDTLSDKPHTLGLKPFITRSSAMMLSVSLSFVRHSLIMVVMLLLPKLIALKFYSDPSFLVNVSLIALVMQILGCIIYGMLADKIGTGKTFMLASVALTLQVWMLYVYLANGNDVLVIPLYGLLGFCTGMIGLCIAIFVQVFPTNIRLTAVSVIYNVIAAILGAALPLFLFYSTEHISFAPALYLTFIGILCFIIGLHLHHRETFGELYTRTNRTKKYNL from the coding sequence TTGGAGAATAATATCAGCAGTAAGAATACGATAGAGAACAAAGCAGGTATGGATGAGCTGCTTTGCGTCGGTAACAAGGTAACTCGTCATCAAGTAATTTTTATCTCCTTAAGCTATGCATTAGCTGCATTTGACTTTCTTGTCTACGTTAAACTAGCAGAGGTCATCAGCACCATTTTTTTCCCTGCCACAGACAGCACCTCACTGACACAATTAAAAATTATTGGGCTTATGAGTGTCGGTTATTTAGCACGTCCACTGGGTGGTCTATTGATAGGTCGCTATGGCGATAAGCACGGACGCAAACCTGCTCTACTTATCAGTATCTGCTTTTTGGCAGTGACCACTTTGCTGACTGCGTTTTTGCCCACCTATGCACAGGTGGGCGTATTAGCACCGATATTATTCCTCTTTATTCGTATACTTCAAGGCATGGCATTCGGCGGGCATACCCCACTGAGCTGGGTGTTTGTCGCTGAGCACGCCCCCAAGAATCGTTTGGCAACGTACTGCAGCTTAGCCGTTGCAGGCGGTATTTTTGGTTCTGTACTAGCCATTTCATGCGCTAAGTTATTAACTGGGATTTTAGATACTGGGGCTATGCTAGACTATGGTTGGCGTATTCCCGCTATTATCGGTGGCGTACTGAGTGCACTAACGTTATTAATGTGGCGTCATGTCGAAGAAACACCTGTCTATACAAGGTCTAAAGACACCCTATCTGATAAGCCACATACTTTAGGCCTAAAACCATTCATTACCCGCTCTTCAGCTATGATGCTGTCAGTCTCTTTATCCTTTGTGAGACACAGTTTAATTATGGTTGTTATGCTGCTATTGCCTAAACTGATTGCACTTAAATTCTACAGTGACCCTAGCTTCTTGGTTAATGTAAGTTTGATAGCACTGGTTATGCAAATATTGGGATGTATTATTTATGGCATGTTAGCGGACAAAATTGGGACGGGTAAGACCTTTATGTTGGCCTCAGTTGCGTTGACTTTGCAAGTTTGGATGCTTTATGTTTACCTTGCCAATGGGAATGACGTTCTTGTGATACCACTGTATGGTTTATTAGGATTTTGTACAGGAATGATTGGACTGTGTATTGCGATTTTCGTGCAGGTATTTCCAACTAATATACGACTAACCGCAGTATCGGTAATTTATAATGTGATAGCAGCGATACTCGGCGCGGCCCTTCCTTTATTTCTATTTTATTCAACGGAACATATTAGTTTTGCGCCTGCGTTATACCTTACTTTTATTGGAATCCTCTGCTTTATTATCGGTTTACACTTACATCACCGTGAGACCTTTGGTGAGCTGTATACAAGGACTAACAGAACTAAGAAGTATAATTTATAG
- a CDS encoding DUF2256 domain-containing protein, with translation MAHKKKNVRKKECPVCEREFSWSKKLDKNWDSMVYCSDRCRRVKTYEGVEKPNQ, from the coding sequence ATGGCACATAAGAAAAAGAACGTTCGTAAAAAAGAATGCCCAGTTTGTGAGCGAGAATTTAGTTGGAGTAAAAAACTCGACAAAAACTGGGACAGTATGGTTTATTGCTCGGACAGATGCCGACGGGTCAAAACTTATGAGGGCGTAGAGAAGCCAAATCAATAA
- the ffh gene encoding signal recognition particle protein, whose translation MFDTLTERLSGSLRKISGSGQLNEDNIKDTLREVRMALLEADVALPITRDFVKRVKEQALGQEVLKELAPGQAFVKIVYDELTEMMGSANQQLEMTGKPPVIYLLAGLQGAGKTTTAGKLAKYLQERHKKKVMLVSADVYRPAAIKQLEQVAVQVNAKFVNSSTDENPIDIAKRAIEEAKLQYQDILIIDTAGRLHIDEAMMDEIKALTAAVNPSETLFVVDAMTGQDAANTAKAFNDALPLTGVILTKTDGDARGGAALSVRAITGKPIKFLGRGEKLDALEAFHPERIAQRILGMGDVLSLVEEVEQKIDREKAEKMAKKIQKGGEFDLEDLLTQFQQMKNMGGMTGFLDKMPGMSGAGVKEALEEAKPEEKVKEMEALINSMTPYERKNPDKINPSRKRRIAAGSGKEIQDINRLLKQHKQMAKMMKMLSKPEGLSKMMKAVQGLTGMGGGGSAGAGGPLFGGGQNNAGAKSGGAGGMPPFGLDPSNMPSKEEMERQMKELEQKLPPDFKKRF comes from the coding sequence ATGTTTGATACTCTAACCGAACGACTTTCTGGCAGCCTGCGTAAGATTTCAGGCTCAGGTCAGTTAAATGAAGACAATATTAAAGACACCCTGCGTGAAGTGCGTATGGCGCTACTAGAGGCAGACGTTGCTTTACCGATCACTCGTGACTTCGTTAAGCGTGTGAAAGAGCAAGCGTTGGGTCAAGAAGTATTAAAAGAGTTGGCGCCAGGTCAAGCCTTTGTGAAGATCGTTTATGACGAATTGACCGAGATGATGGGCAGTGCCAATCAACAACTAGAGATGACGGGTAAGCCGCCCGTAATATATCTGCTAGCAGGTCTACAAGGTGCTGGTAAAACCACTACCGCAGGTAAACTTGCTAAGTATTTACAAGAGCGTCATAAGAAAAAAGTAATGCTGGTATCGGCTGACGTTTACCGTCCTGCAGCGATCAAACAGCTAGAACAAGTGGCGGTACAGGTAAACGCTAAGTTTGTTAACTCAAGCACTGATGAAAACCCCATTGATATTGCCAAGCGTGCTATCGAAGAGGCGAAGCTTCAGTATCAAGATATCTTGATTATTGATACCGCGGGTCGTCTACATATCGATGAAGCGATGATGGATGAGATTAAAGCGTTGACCGCTGCAGTTAATCCCTCAGAGACTTTATTCGTTGTTGATGCCATGACCGGTCAAGATGCCGCCAATACTGCTAAGGCATTTAATGATGCCTTACCGCTGACTGGGGTTATCTTAACCAAGACCGACGGTGATGCACGTGGTGGTGCTGCCCTTTCAGTGCGTGCCATTACTGGTAAGCCTATTAAGTTCTTAGGTCGTGGTGAAAAACTAGATGCCTTAGAAGCTTTCCACCCAGAGCGTATTGCACAACGTATCCTAGGTATGGGTGACGTGCTAAGTCTGGTAGAAGAGGTCGAGCAAAAAATTGACCGTGAAAAAGCCGAAAAAATGGCTAAGAAAATCCAGAAAGGGGGCGAGTTTGACCTTGAGGATTTATTGACCCAGTTCCAGCAAATGAAGAATATGGGTGGCATGACTGGATTTTTGGATAAGATGCCAGGTATGAGCGGTGCGGGTGTCAAAGAAGCGTTAGAAGAAGCGAAACCAGAAGAAAAAGTGAAAGAAATGGAAGCGCTTATTAACTCCATGACCCCTTATGAGCGCAAAAACCCAGATAAGATTAATCCAAGCCGTAAACGTCGTATTGCTGCCGGTTCTGGTAAAGAGATTCAAGATATCAACCGTTTGCTTAAACAGCACAAACAGATGGCAAAAATGATGAAAATGCTGTCTAAGCCTGAAGGCCTGAGCAAAATGATGAAAGCGGTACAAGGCTTAACTGGCATGGGTGGCGGCGGTTCTGCTGGTGCTGGTGGCCCACTGTTTGGCGGTGGCCAAAACAATGCAGGGGCTAAATCTGGCGGTGCGGGTGGTATGCCACCTTTTGGTCTAGATCCAAGTAATATGCCGAGTAAAGAAGAGATGGAGCGCCAAATGAAAGAGCTTGAACAGAAGCTGCCGCCAGATTTCAAAAAGCGTTTCTAA
- a CDS encoding cytochrome C assembly family protein, which translates to MLLAYVIALIIYLLVSCHLVWALLRLKPIAKGFTLGMLMVALVAHAVTLYPNIFTIHGLNFNVFNTASLTSFYFVLFYVLFCLYRPILSLGLFAAPTAIIGLSLGYFGVAPYAPLTEISEGLEAHIILSIAAYCVLLMSAVQAIILRIQIRELKHKTNQRFWVNKLPSLQSMESLLFDMILVGFSLLTLALAIGFVYVNDLLAQHIAHKTILSMLSWLMLGYLLFGHWKYGWRGRRAANMTILAFVVLAIGFIGSKFVLEILL; encoded by the coding sequence GTGTTGCTTGCCTATGTCATCGCCCTTATTATCTACCTTCTTGTAAGCTGTCATTTGGTTTGGGCTTTGCTACGTCTAAAACCTATTGCCAAAGGCTTTACTCTAGGTATGCTGATGGTAGCCCTAGTGGCACATGCGGTGACCTTATATCCTAATATATTTACCATACATGGTCTTAACTTCAATGTCTTTAATACCGCTAGCTTAACCAGCTTCTACTTTGTGCTGTTTTACGTGCTGTTTTGTCTGTACCGACCTATTTTAAGTCTTGGCCTGTTTGCCGCCCCTACTGCTATCATTGGCCTAAGCTTAGGCTATTTTGGGGTGGCTCCTTACGCCCCCTTAACTGAGATAAGTGAAGGGTTAGAAGCTCATATTATCTTATCTATTGCGGCCTATTGTGTCTTATTAATGTCAGCCGTACAGGCCATCATTCTACGCATTCAAATCCGTGAGCTTAAACACAAAACCAATCAGCGTTTCTGGGTCAATAAACTGCCCTCATTACAAAGTATGGAGTCGTTGTTATTCGACATGATTCTAGTAGGCTTTAGTCTACTTACCCTTGCTTTGGCTATTGGCTTTGTCTATGTCAATGACTTGCTGGCTCAGCACATTGCTCATAAAACAATCCTAAGCATGTTGTCTTGGCTAATGCTAGGGTACTTGTTGTTCGGACACTGGAAGTATGGCTGGCGCGGTCGCCGAGCTGCCAATATGACAATACTTGCCTTTGTGGTATTGGCCATCGGCTTTATTGGCAGTAAATTCGTGTTAGAAATACTGCTTTAG
- a CDS encoding MFS transporter: MASPPNLNSSPSEEKALHNLESQTKLTTDKAPYRLMAVLLTLYFAQGLPAGFITQALPAILREYEVSLQMIGLSGFLLIPWALKFLWAPVVDKYFVTKWGRSRSWILPLQLISAGIVAVVGLFNPHQLSSANTLWAIYGLLFLLSLIGATHDVAADGLATRSLTSLIRNNPSLPAVKNPYQGMGNAAQVIGYRMGLILGGGVLLLVLGQWSWRYSFFAMAALIVLNTLPIWRYPENKYIPIIVPDSEPKTVNNEDIRHQSRAPLTLASVSRYIWEHYGYFWQDAHMRAWLTVLLTFKIVDGVSSGMVKPMMVDMGISTASIGLWASVLGSVASLVGAALAAWLLKRMAHHNALIAFNALQVATTALYVGVAVGFEHPSWLGFNSQAQSVPFWWAYAANAIEHLAGAMALVAMLTMIMHYARHDKAGSDFTTQVCLLTVFSGGAHLISGFIAAQVGYSGHFILSVALGCLCLLPLIYWRKRFAS, translated from the coding sequence ATGGCAAGTCCGCCTAATTTAAATTCCTCGCCTTCAGAGGAAAAAGCTCTACATAATTTAGAATCGCAAACTAAGTTGACGACCGATAAAGCTCCTTATCGCTTGATGGCGGTTTTATTGACTCTTTATTTCGCTCAAGGTTTGCCAGCAGGGTTTATTACTCAAGCCCTGCCAGCTATTTTGCGAGAGTATGAGGTATCGCTACAAATGATAGGGCTGTCTGGGTTTTTACTAATCCCTTGGGCCTTAAAATTTTTATGGGCACCAGTGGTAGATAAGTACTTTGTGACTAAATGGGGTCGCTCACGCAGTTGGATTTTACCCTTGCAGTTAATTTCGGCAGGTATTGTGGCAGTGGTGGGCTTGTTTAACCCGCATCAATTAAGCTCAGCTAACACGCTTTGGGCAATCTATGGATTGCTATTTTTATTGAGCTTAATAGGAGCGACCCATGATGTGGCCGCTGACGGTCTAGCCACGCGGTCATTAACGAGCTTGATACGCAATAACCCTTCTTTGCCTGCGGTGAAAAATCCTTATCAAGGTATGGGCAATGCCGCGCAAGTCATTGGTTATCGCATGGGGCTTATTTTAGGAGGCGGGGTATTGTTGCTAGTCCTAGGGCAATGGTCTTGGCGTTATAGTTTTTTTGCTATGGCGGCTTTAATTGTACTAAATACGCTGCCCATCTGGCGTTATCCTGAAAATAAATATATCCCCATTATAGTACCTGACTCGGAGCCAAAGACGGTCAACAATGAGGATATCAGACACCAATCTAGAGCACCGCTGACCCTTGCTTCAGTGAGTCGTTATATTTGGGAGCATTATGGTTACTTTTGGCAAGACGCACACATGCGCGCTTGGCTTACAGTGTTGCTGACATTCAAAATTGTGGATGGTGTGTCAAGTGGTATGGTAAAACCGATGATGGTAGATATGGGAATATCGACTGCCAGCATCGGATTGTGGGCCAGTGTGCTAGGGTCTGTAGCATCTCTGGTGGGTGCTGCTTTAGCCGCTTGGCTGTTAAAGCGGATGGCCCATCATAATGCGTTAATCGCATTTAATGCCTTACAGGTCGCTACCACCGCTTTATACGTGGGTGTAGCAGTGGGGTTTGAACATCCAAGTTGGCTCGGCTTTAATAGTCAGGCTCAGTCGGTACCTTTTTGGTGGGCATATGCCGCCAATGCTATCGAGCATCTGGCAGGGGCGATGGCATTGGTAGCCATGTTGACCATGATCATGCACTATGCTCGGCATGATAAAGCGGGCAGTGATTTTACCACCCAAGTATGTTTATTGACCGTTTTTAGTGGTGGGGCACATTTGATTAGTGGCTTTATAGCGGCTCAGGTCGGCTATAGTGGCCATTTTATATTAAGTGTGGCACTAGGTTGTCTTTGCCTATTACCATTGATTTATTGGCGTAAAAGATTTGCCAGCTAG
- the rpmB gene encoding 50S ribosomal protein L28, producing MSRVCQVTGKRPQVGNNVSHALNRTRRRFLPNLHNHRFWVESENRFVRLRVSTKGMRIIDKHGIDKVLADLRAKGEKV from the coding sequence ATGTCTCGAGTATGTCAAGTGACAGGAAAGCGCCCTCAGGTGGGTAACAATGTTTCGCATGCGCTTAACAGAACCCGTCGTCGCTTTTTGCCAAATCTACACAACCATCGTTTTTGGGTAGAATCTGAAAACCGTTTTGTCCGTCTTCGTGTTTCTACTAAAGGCATGCGTATTATCGATAAGCACGGTATTGATAAAGTACTTGCTGATTTACGCGCCAAAGGTGAAAAAGTATAG
- the rpmG gene encoding 50S ribosomal protein L33: protein MRDKIKLVSTAGTGYFYTTTKNKRTMPGKMEIKKFDPKVRQHVIFKEAKIK from the coding sequence ATGAGAGACAAGATTAAGTTAGTATCTACCGCTGGTACTGGTTATTTTTATACCACTACTAAAAACAAACGTACTATGCCTGGCAAAATGGAAATCAAAAAGTTTGATCCAAAAGTACGTCAGCACGTTATCTTTAAAGAAGCTAAAATCAAATAA
- the rpe gene encoding ribulose-phosphate 3-epimerase, producing the protein MICPEKPYLIAPSILSADFARLGEEVENVLKSGADVVHFDVMDNHYVPNLTFGSMICNALRDYGIDAPIDVHLMVSPVDSMIEQFLEAGASIITFHPEATNHIDRSLQMIKDGGAKCGLVLNPATPLHYLDYVMDKVDQILLMSVNPGFGGQSFIEGTLDKIKQVRQRIDASGREIRLEVDGGVKASNIRAIAEAGADMFVAGSAIFNQPDYKQAIDAMRHELSLVGTAQA; encoded by the coding sequence ATGATTTGTCCTGAAAAGCCCTATCTTATTGCCCCCTCTATTCTTTCAGCTGACTTTGCACGTTTGGGAGAAGAGGTTGAGAATGTCCTAAAATCTGGCGCTGATGTCGTGCATTTTGATGTTATGGACAATCACTATGTGCCCAATCTCACCTTTGGTAGTATGATATGTAATGCCCTACGTGATTACGGTATCGATGCCCCCATTGATGTGCATTTGATGGTGTCACCAGTAGACAGCATGATTGAGCAGTTCTTGGAAGCAGGCGCTAGTATTATTACTTTTCACCCAGAAGCGACCAACCATATCGACCGCTCATTACAGATGATTAAAGACGGTGGTGCTAAATGTGGCTTGGTATTAAATCCTGCTACACCGTTACACTATCTTGATTATGTTATGGATAAGGTCGATCAAATCCTACTCATGAGCGTCAACCCAGGCTTTGGTGGTCAGTCATTTATTGAAGGTACCTTAGATAAAATTAAACAGGTACGTCAACGTATTGATGCCAGTGGCCGAGAAATTCGTCTAGAAGTGGATGGTGGGGTGAAAGCCAGTAATATCAGAGCCATTGCAGAAGCTGGGGCAGACATGTTCGTTGCTGGGTCAGCGATTTTTAATCAGCCTGACTATAAACAAGCCATTGATGCTATGCGTCATGAATTAAGCCTTGTAGGTACTGCCCAAGCCTAA
- a CDS encoding TIGR03643 family protein, which translates to MQISRIIEMAWEDRTPFSAIERTYGLSEPEVIKLMRSQLKPSSFRMWRKRVSGRVTKHQSKRPFEVGRAYCKTQYKPR; encoded by the coding sequence ATACAAATCTCACGTATTATTGAGATGGCATGGGAGGACAGAACACCATTTTCAGCCATTGAGCGCACGTATGGCCTTAGTGAACCTGAGGTTATTAAACTGATGCGAAGTCAATTAAAGCCGTCTTCTTTTAGAATGTGGCGTAAACGAGTATCGGGGAGAGTTACTAAGCATCAAAGCAAACGACCTTTTGAAGTTGGACGTGCTTACTGTAAAACCCAGTATAAACCTCGTTAA
- a CDS encoding TerC family protein, which produces MSLASLPTTEALSIGSPTLYAIFFSIVAILLLVDFFTFKTPLNGESVSMRQAGIWSAIWVGVSALFAAGLWWYLQQNFGISLANQKVTEFVTGYLLEKSLAIDNVFVWLMIFAAFAVSPAMQRKILLYGVIGAIIMRTVMIFAGAWLVSEFSWILYLFGAFLLYTGFKMWQNHNVQEDPKQSEIYRFLQKYLRLTDETHDASGQERFVLIKNGIKYFTPFAVVLVLVELSDVIFAVDSIPAIFAVTTDPFIVLTANLLAILGLRAMFFLLSGLADKFHLLPYALSVILIFIGTKMLLLDVFHVPMAISLGFIVLVLTVTAFLSIKYPNLAK; this is translated from the coding sequence ATGTCACTTGCTAGTTTACCTACGACGGAAGCATTGAGTATTGGTAGTCCAACACTATATGCAATTTTTTTCTCCATCGTAGCCATCTTATTATTAGTCGATTTTTTTACTTTCAAAACACCTTTGAATGGTGAAAGTGTGTCCATGCGTCAAGCAGGCATTTGGAGCGCTATCTGGGTTGGTGTATCGGCACTATTTGCCGCAGGACTTTGGTGGTATTTACAACAAAACTTCGGTATTAGTCTAGCGAATCAGAAAGTTACTGAGTTTGTTACAGGTTATTTATTGGAAAAATCATTAGCAATTGATAACGTATTTGTGTGGTTAATGATTTTTGCAGCTTTTGCCGTCTCACCTGCTATGCAACGTAAAATTTTATTATATGGCGTAATTGGTGCCATTATTATGCGTACGGTAATGATTTTTGCGGGTGCTTGGCTCGTCAGTGAATTTAGTTGGATTTTATACTTATTCGGTGCTTTCTTGCTCTATACTGGGTTTAAAATGTGGCAAAATCATAATGTACAAGAAGATCCTAAACAATCGGAGATATATCGATTTTTACAAAAATATTTACGTTTGACGGACGAAACCCATGACGCATCTGGTCAAGAACGATTTGTACTGATCAAAAACGGGATTAAATATTTTACCCCGTTTGCGGTGGTGTTGGTTTTAGTAGAGTTATCTGATGTGATTTTTGCGGTGGATTCAATTCCTGCAATCTTTGCAGTGACGACCGACCCGTTTATTGTACTAACGGCAAACTTGTTAGCGATTTTGGGATTGCGCGCCATGTTCTTTTTATTATCAGGATTGGCGGATAAGTTCCACTTATTACCGTATGCTTTGAGCGTGATTTTGATATTCATCGGTACTAAAATGCTATTACTTGATGTATTTCATGTGCCTATGGCGATTTCTCTTGGCTTTATTGTGTTGGTTTTAACCGTGACTGCATTTTTATCAATAAAATATCCTAACTTAGCCAAATAG
- the fghA gene encoding S-formylglutathione hydrolase, with product MSALTLQTKNRCFNGEQRYYSHQSSVTNTEMIFSIYLPDEALVGKTCPAILYLSGLTCSPDNVTHKAHFQQKCSELGMIFVAPDTSPKGENVANDDRYFVGQGASYYVDATEQPWAENFKMHSYIAEEFYDLIRSQFAISSVGITGHSMGGHGAIMFGFKYPSKFISVSAIAPVCVASESDWGKAAFGEYFGQDNDQQQAWSQFDAVTVVEQAGKQYPLILVDQGAADDFYIDGYLRPEALQQACQKAEQPLTLRYHAGYDHSYYFIQTVIEDHIEHHYNAALTHG from the coding sequence ATGTCAGCGTTAACATTACAAACTAAAAATCGCTGTTTCAATGGTGAGCAGCGTTATTACTCGCATCAATCCTCTGTGACCAATACAGAGATGATCTTTAGTATTTATTTACCAGACGAAGCCCTTGTTGGTAAGACGTGCCCAGCGATATTGTATCTCTCAGGATTAACCTGCAGCCCAGACAACGTCACTCATAAAGCACACTTCCAACAAAAATGTAGTGAACTGGGTATGATATTTGTCGCCCCTGATACTTCACCTAAAGGTGAAAACGTGGCGAATGATGATCGCTATTTTGTGGGTCAAGGTGCCAGCTATTATGTGGACGCTACTGAGCAACCTTGGGCAGAGAACTTCAAAATGCACAGTTATATTGCTGAAGAGTTTTACGACTTGATTCGCAGTCAGTTTGCCATAAGTAGTGTGGGCATAACCGGTCATTCAATGGGCGGGCATGGGGCCATTATGTTTGGCTTTAAATACCCCAGTAAATTTATCAGTGTTTCAGCGATTGCACCTGTTTGTGTGGCCAGTGAGTCGGATTGGGGTAAAGCGGCATTTGGGGAGTACTTTGGTCAAGACAATGATCAACAGCAGGCTTGGTCACAGTTTGATGCTGTGACGGTGGTAGAGCAGGCAGGCAAGCAGTATCCACTAATATTAGTTGATCAAGGCGCAGCAGATGATTTTTATATTGACGGTTATTTACGCCCTGAAGCCTTACAGCAAGCTTGTCAAAAAGCAGAGCAACCATTAACTTTGCGTTATCACGCTGGCTATGATCACAGTTACTATTTTATTCAAACGGTGATTGAAGATCATATTGAGCACCATTATAACGCCGCATTAACTCATGGATAG
- a CDS encoding purine-cytosine permease family protein: protein MNPKDTAPIINDVPLNPGEPANSAVNETLEDYTLRYAPHSFRKWTPGVVAITALGGIAYLADFSIGASIGLAYGTTNAVVAILLAAVVIFLTGIPVSYYAARYNIDLDLISRGSGFGYYGTVITSIIFASFTFIFFALEGAIMAQGLKMGLGVPLWLGYLLSSVMVIPLVVFGMKALSKLQVWTTPLWLFLMVGPVAYLVFQNPSMVNDWAAFSGNGDYTGLDMSAVMLGAGVCLALIMQIGEQIDYLRFMPAKTEENKVSWWIAMLSAGPGWVVLGAIKQITGAFLAFYLMANMLPDNVITEPVQQFTSVFQNIIPGGFAIALAVILVVISQIKINVTNAYSGSLSWTSAYARVTKHYPGRIIFVIFNVSIALLLMEMDMFSALGKILGFYSNFAIAWIVVVSTDIAINKYVLGLSPKEPEFRRGMLYDFNPVGLVAFGVAAGLSILAFFGVLGDFLAPYSPIIALVVGFVLTPLMAIITKGKYYLKQNNDGIEESRFDREGTPVATLYHCVECEQQYERPDVLYSPQHNGVVCSLCKTLEKAS from the coding sequence ATGAACCCTAAAGATACCGCTCCAATTATTAATGACGTGCCCTTAAATCCAGGCGAGCCTGCGAATTCGGCCGTTAACGAAACCTTAGAAGATTATACTTTACGCTATGCTCCACATAGCTTTCGTAAATGGACGCCAGGTGTGGTGGCCATTACCGCACTTGGCGGTATCGCTTATTTGGCTGACTTTTCCATTGGAGCCAGTATTGGCTTGGCTTATGGTACAACCAATGCAGTTGTGGCCATTTTGTTGGCCGCAGTGGTTATCTTTTTAACCGGTATTCCGGTCTCTTACTATGCGGCTCGCTATAATATTGACTTGGACTTGATCTCGCGGGGCTCAGGTTTTGGCTATTATGGAACGGTAATCACCAGTATCATTTTCGCCAGTTTTACCTTTATTTTCTTCGCATTAGAAGGCGCTATTATGGCGCAAGGTCTCAAAATGGGGCTCGGGGTACCGTTATGGTTAGGCTATCTTCTATCTAGTGTCATGGTAATCCCTCTGGTTGTCTTTGGTATGAAGGCACTTAGTAAATTACAAGTCTGGACTACCCCACTATGGTTATTTCTAATGGTTGGCCCCGTAGCCTACTTAGTGTTCCAAAACCCAAGTATGGTCAATGACTGGGCCGCATTCTCCGGTAATGGCGACTATACAGGTCTCGATATGTCTGCGGTTATGCTAGGTGCAGGCGTCTGTTTGGCACTGATTATGCAAATCGGTGAGCAGATTGACTATCTACGTTTCATGCCTGCTAAGACGGAAGAAAACAAAGTTTCTTGGTGGATTGCCATGCTGTCGGCAGGACCAGGTTGGGTCGTGTTAGGAGCTATCAAACAAATTACAGGTGCTTTCTTGGCCTTCTATTTAATGGCCAATATGCTACCTGACAATGTCATTACTGAGCCGGTACAGCAGTTCACATCAGTATTCCAAAATATTATTCCCGGCGGATTTGCCATTGCTTTGGCTGTTATCTTAGTGGTTATTTCACAAATTAAAATCAACGTTACTAATGCTTACTCTGGGTCATTGTCTTGGACCAGTGCCTATGCTCGAGTAACCAAACACTATCCAGGTCGCATTATCTTCGTTATTTTCAACGTGTCTATCGCCTTGTTATTAATGGAAATGGATATGTTCTCAGCTCTAGGTAAAATCCTAGGCTTCTATTCTAACTTCGCGATTGCTTGGATTGTGGTGGTCTCAACTGATATTGCCATTAATAAGTATGTACTTGGACTGTCTCCGAAAGAGCCTGAATTCCGCCGCGGTATGTTATATGATTTTAACCCAGTTGGTTTGGTAGCATTTGGTGTAGCAGCAGGCCTATCTATCTTGGCATTCTTTGGGGTTCTAGGCGATTTTCTAGCGCCATACTCTCCTATTATTGCTTTGGTAGTCGGCTTTGTACTGACCCCTTTAATGGCGATTATTACCAAGGGTAAATACTATCTAAAACAGAATAATGATGGTATCGAAGAATCACGTTTCGATAGGGAAGGAACACCAGTGGCTACTTTGTATCACTGTGTAGAATGTGAACAGCAATATGAGCGTCCTGATGTATTGTACTCACCTCAACACAATGGCGTTGTTTGCTCACTTTGCAAGACGTTGGAAAAAGCGTCTTAA